The following proteins are co-located in the Eptesicus fuscus isolate TK198812 chromosome 9, DD_ASM_mEF_20220401, whole genome shotgun sequence genome:
- the PRL gene encoding prolactin isoform X2, which produces MDNKGLSLTGPFLLVMVLMSNLLLCKNVASMPTCPNGDGQCRVPLGELFDRAVILSDYIHNLSSEMFSEFDKRYTQGRRFITKTINGCHTSLIPTPEDKEQAQKTDHEDLLNMILTVLRSWNEPLYHLVTEVRGMQETPAPNGILSKAIEIEERNKQLLEGMERIISQVQSGVRRNEAYPIWLGLPSLQVADEDARLFAFYNLLRCLRRDSHKVDNYLKLLKCQIIYNNNC; this is translated from the exons ATGGACAACAAAGGGTTGTCACTGACAG GGCCATTCCTGCTGGTGATGGTGCTGATGTCAAACCTACTCCTGTGCAAGaatgtggcctccatgcccaccTGTCCCAACGGGGATGGCCAATGCAGAGTGCCCCTCGGAGAACTGTTTGACCGTGCAGTCATCCTATCTGACTACATCCATAACCTGTCCTCTGAAATGTTCAGTGAGTTT GATAAACGGTACACCCAGGGCAGGAGGTTCATTACCAAGACCATCAATGGCTGCCACACTTCTTTAATCCCTACCCCCGAAGACAAGGAGCAAGCCCAAAAGACCGat CACGAAGACCTTCTGAACATGATCCTTACAGTGCTGCGCTCCTGGAATGAGCCTTTGTATCATCTAGTCACGGAAGTGCGTGGTATGCAAGAAACCCCTG CCCCGAATGGCATCCTATCAAAAGCCATAGAGATCGAGGAACGTAACAAACAACTTTTAGAGGGTATGGAGAGGATAATCAGCCAG GTTCAAAGTGGAGTCAGAAGAAATGAGGCCTACCCTATCTGGTTGGGACTTCCATCTCTGCAGGTGGCCGATGAAGACGCTCGCCTTTTTGCTTTTTATAACCTGCTCCGTTGCCTACGCAGGGATTCTCATAAGGTTGACAACTATCTCAAGCTCCTGAAGTGCCAAATCATCTACAATAACAACTGCTAA
- the PRL gene encoding prolactin isoform X1 yields the protein MDNKGLSLTGGPFLLVMVLMSNLLLCKNVASMPTCPNGDGQCRVPLGELFDRAVILSDYIHNLSSEMFSEFDKRYTQGRRFITKTINGCHTSLIPTPEDKEQAQKTDHEDLLNMILTVLRSWNEPLYHLVTEVRGMQETPGTPGSLGMQENLHTKIAPNGILSKAIEIEERNKQLLEGMERIISQVQSGVRRNEAYPIWLGLPSLQVADEDARLFAFYNLLRCLRRDSHKVDNYLKLLKCQIIYNNNC from the exons ATGGACAACAAAGGGTTGTCACTGACAG GAGGGCCATTCCTGCTGGTGATGGTGCTGATGTCAAACCTACTCCTGTGCAAGaatgtggcctccatgcccaccTGTCCCAACGGGGATGGCCAATGCAGAGTGCCCCTCGGAGAACTGTTTGACCGTGCAGTCATCCTATCTGACTACATCCATAACCTGTCCTCTGAAATGTTCAGTGAGTTT GATAAACGGTACACCCAGGGCAGGAGGTTCATTACCAAGACCATCAATGGCTGCCACACTTCTTTAATCCCTACCCCCGAAGACAAGGAGCAAGCCCAAAAGACCGat CACGAAGACCTTCTGAACATGATCCTTACAGTGCTGCGCTCCTGGAATGAGCCTTTGTATCATCTAGTCACGGAAGTGCGTGGTATGCAAGAAACCCCTGGTACCCCAGGATCCCTTGGTATGCAAGAAAACCTTCATACGAAAATAGCCCCGAATGGCATCCTATCAAAAGCCATAGAGATCGAGGAACGTAACAAACAACTTTTAGAGGGTATGGAGAGGATAATCAGCCAG GTTCAAAGTGGAGTCAGAAGAAATGAGGCCTACCCTATCTGGTTGGGACTTCCATCTCTGCAGGTGGCCGATGAAGACGCTCGCCTTTTTGCTTTTTATAACCTGCTCCGTTGCCTACGCAGGGATTCTCATAAGGTTGACAACTATCTCAAGCTCCTGAAGTGCCAAATCATCTACAATAACAACTGCTAA